A section of the Paenibacillus odorifer genome encodes:
- a CDS encoding aminotransferase class V-fold PLP-dependent enzyme encodes MLNIIHASSAETPASLQDHFDTFRGHTIGIRHQITTPYGRQPLLYADWTASGRLYEPIERKLQEAFGPYVSNPHTDSNTTGLIMTQAYNEARQIIKNHVNAGPQDVLLFCGNGTTGAVNKLQRIMGLRLPEWLQEHNNRALEDRPVIFTSHMEHHSNILPWQEGLGDVVTIPAGKDGNIDPQQLEDQLRLYPNRRFKIGSFTACSNVTGIQTPYAKLAAAMHRHGGVCFVDFAASAPYVPINMHPPSPLEKLDAIFFSPHKFLGGPGTNGVLIFDEALNNGRIPDEPGGGTVAWVNPWGGRRYTNAIEMREDGGTPGFLQAFRTALCVKLKEQMNGNGQYMVMREHELCQQLLAGLSDIPECSLLAGDHTERHGIVSFTLRDIHYNLAVQLLNDRFGIQARGGCSCAGPYGHYLLGLGWTQSAQIAGAIMSGDQSFRPGWIRISLHPIMTNQEVERIVSAVRSIATHVQQWKQDYLYDTSTNSWNHIYVKHSPEMKLQELFTV; translated from the coding sequence GTGCTAAACATCATCCACGCCTCTTCTGCAGAGACGCCCGCTTCATTACAAGACCATTTTGATACTTTTCGTGGTCACACCATCGGCATTCGGCATCAGATCACCACCCCATATGGCAGACAACCGCTTCTGTATGCCGATTGGACCGCAAGCGGGCGCCTATATGAACCGATCGAACGCAAGTTGCAGGAAGCCTTCGGTCCCTACGTCAGCAATCCACATACAGATTCCAACACCACCGGACTAATCATGACGCAGGCTTATAATGAAGCTCGCCAAATCATTAAGAACCATGTAAATGCCGGCCCTCAGGATGTACTGCTCTTCTGCGGCAATGGAACAACAGGAGCCGTGAACAAGCTGCAGCGTATCATGGGATTAAGGCTCCCGGAATGGCTACAGGAACATAATAACCGCGCGCTGGAAGATCGCCCCGTTATCTTCACCAGCCATATGGAGCATCATTCCAATATTCTTCCTTGGCAGGAGGGGCTTGGTGACGTCGTTACCATTCCCGCCGGAAAGGACGGAAATATTGACCCCCAGCAGCTTGAAGACCAGCTGCGATTATACCCCAATCGCCGTTTCAAGATTGGTTCATTTACAGCTTGTTCTAATGTGACTGGAATTCAGACGCCTTACGCAAAGCTAGCGGCTGCTATGCATCGTCATGGGGGCGTGTGTTTTGTGGATTTTGCCGCCAGTGCTCCCTACGTGCCTATCAATATGCACCCACCTTCCCCATTGGAGAAGCTTGATGCGATCTTTTTTTCTCCGCATAAATTTCTGGGTGGGCCGGGCACAAACGGCGTTCTAATCTTTGATGAAGCGCTGAACAATGGACGTATTCCTGACGAACCGGGTGGAGGTACAGTAGCCTGGGTCAACCCTTGGGGAGGACGCCGCTACACTAATGCGATTGAGATGCGGGAAGACGGGGGAACACCGGGGTTTTTACAGGCTTTTCGCACGGCACTTTGCGTGAAGCTGAAGGAGCAGATGAATGGAAACGGTCAATATATGGTGATGAGAGAGCACGAGCTGTGTCAGCAATTATTGGCAGGACTCAGCGACATACCGGAGTGCTCACTGCTGGCCGGAGATCATACAGAACGTCATGGAATCGTCTCTTTTACACTGCGCGATATTCATTACAACCTTGCTGTCCAGCTGTTGAATGACCGTTTCGGCATACAAGCTCGAGGCGGCTGCTCTTGTGCAGGTCCATACGGACATTACCTGCTCGGATTAGGGTGGACGCAATCCGCTCAGATTGCCGGAGCAATCATGAGCGGCGACCAATCCTTCAGACCAGGGTGGATTCGCATCTCTCTACATCCCATTATGACTAATCAGGAAGTAGAGAGAATTGTATCCGCTGTAAGGAGTATTGCGACCCATGTCCAGCAATGGAAGCAGGACTATCTTTACGATACTTCCACGAACAGCTGGAATCATATCTACGTGAAGCATTCACCCGAGATGAAGCTCCAAGAACTCTTCACCGTGTAA